A genomic region of Methanosarcina thermophila TM-1 contains the following coding sequences:
- a CDS encoding DUF1646 family protein codes for MALEPGILAGFLIIFLAVLLGPFKIHVIEENLEVFLFVCGIAAMTISGFVEIPGTETGWRMEIIEEALTSPLHVGEIAGIWIGIFQIVLIVGLIIYKWHEPIHKVIRKLTDILSVKILGFLLIVVLGLSSSIMSAILASIILVEVVNAMPISRKSKIDLTVIACFSIGLGAVLTPLGEPLATIAVSKLSGEPYHADFMFLFNMLGKYIIPGILAYGIVGMFFLGKVDMKDSGIKAEAYNETLKDVIMRAVKVYLFIMALTFLGDGFKPIIFEYFIRIPSTVLYWVNMVSAILDNATLCAAEIGPTMSELQIKSILMGLLIAGGMLIPGNIPNIISAGKLGITSKEWARLGVPMGLVTMGIYFAIIFVLGI; via the coding sequence ATGGCTCTTGAACCAGGCATTTTAGCTGGGTTTCTTATAATATTCCTTGCCGTACTTCTCGGTCCTTTTAAGATACACGTTATCGAGGAAAATTTGGAGGTATTCCTGTTTGTCTGTGGAATAGCAGCAATGACCATTTCAGGTTTTGTCGAAATCCCAGGTACAGAAACAGGCTGGAGAATGGAAATAATCGAAGAAGCATTGACTTCACCGCTGCATGTCGGAGAGATAGCCGGCATTTGGATTGGTATATTCCAGATAGTTCTGATTGTCGGACTGATTATCTATAAATGGCATGAACCTATCCATAAAGTAATCCGAAAATTGACCGACATACTTTCTGTTAAAATTTTAGGATTTCTCCTTATTGTTGTTCTTGGTTTATCTTCCAGTATTATGTCGGCTATTCTTGCGTCAATTATTCTCGTTGAAGTAGTCAATGCAATGCCTATTTCGCGAAAATCCAAAATCGACCTGACAGTTATTGCATGTTTCTCAATCGGGCTTGGTGCGGTGCTAACTCCCCTTGGCGAACCGCTCGCAACAATTGCTGTCTCAAAACTCTCAGGTGAGCCTTACCATGCCGATTTCATGTTCTTATTTAACATGCTGGGTAAATATATAATTCCAGGTATCCTTGCATACGGTATTGTTGGGATGTTCTTCCTTGGGAAAGTTGATATGAAAGACTCTGGAATAAAAGCCGAAGCTTATAACGAAACTTTAAAAGATGTAATAATGAGAGCTGTTAAGGTCTATCTGTTTATCATGGCTCTGACATTTCTTGGGGATGGTTTCAAGCCTATCATATTCGAGTACTTCATACGAATACCCTCAACGGTACTATACTGGGTTAACATGGTTTCAGCTATCCTTGATAACGCTACCCTGTGTGCCGCTGAAATCGGACCGACTATGAGTGAACTGCAGATAAAGAGTATTCTTATGGGACTTTTGATTGCAGGCGGAATGCTAATTCCAGGAAATATACCGAATATTATCTCTGCAGGCAAACTGGGTATAACCAGTAAAGAATGGGCAAGGCTTGGAGTACCAATGGGACTTGTCACAATGGGTATATATTTCGCCATTATCTTCGTATTGGGAATTTAA